In Mytilus trossulus isolate FHL-02 chromosome 10, PNRI_Mtr1.1.1.hap1, whole genome shotgun sequence, the DNA window AAAAGTGAGCTTTTACTTATGCAAACTATGGATGAAACCGATGGAGATGTTACTATTTCAGATGGGTTAAAACAGTCTCAgaataatactaaaaataaaattgaaaatttgggaAAGGGAGCTTATACTCCAGCTTTAGGTTTATCACCTATTAAAGACTTTGAAAAGGATCCAGGATTCTTGCTGTCAGAACCTGCAACACCTTCATTTCTAGATTCTGGAAAATTCTCCAAGTTTGCACAGAGTACACCTCTACATGCAGCACTTACAAAAGTGGCAGCATCAAACAATCTGCAAGTGataaaagaacagaaaaaagatagaaatgaaaatgaaagtagaaATTTTGCCAAATCAGGAAGTAAAAAGATATCAATGTTCCAAAATGATGAATCAGAGCTTTCGAATATGGATTTTGATGAATTGCTCTCCgatacttttaaattatgtaaGGGAAGTGACGATGACTGGGATAAATTTTTTCACGATACAAAAATGCTACCCAGAAGATCTCCGTCTTTTGACCATGAGGTAAACGAAGAAGATAGAGAAAAGCAAATTGATGACAAAACAAGCTTAAAAGAATGGAAAATGTTGTATGCTAATGATGATACACAAGGTCAGAGTGGTGAAAATCAGAAAACAAGCACCATTTATAATACTCAAATGGATGAGTCCCAACTTGACACAACAATCATAGCAAAAAATGAAACACTTGATTCCAAGAAAAGCGAAATTCATGCAAATATGTTTGACATTTCTAAACAACAGAACAAAAATGAAACACCAGATGATAATGAAAGTAGAAAAGATGGAAACTCTTGTGCTAAAGAAACAGCATCCGATTTAAAGGGCAGTAGTACTGCTGACAAAAACCTGCCAATGTCAAAAgactcaaatcaaaatattcctTCAACTTCAAAAGACTCAAATCAGAATATTCCTTCAACATCAAAAGACTCAAATCAGAATATTCCTTCAACTTCAACTTCGAAATGTTCAGATCAGAGCTATATTCCGGCCCCTTCTAAGGGTCAAGAACATAATTTAAGTAAGATCAATATGGAAAGCTTCTTTTCCAATGAATTAAAGTCAAAAGAACAGGGAAGATTTTCTAATTTAACTACATCACTGTTATCAGACATTGACATAACGGAAGACGAATCGGAAGTGGATGTTTCGAATTCAGAAGACGTTCTTggattaaataattttacatacagtGAAGCAGACGACATTGATCTAGATGATGAAGACGAGGCTACATTATTGGACGAGACAATCACAGACTTACCAGAgtccataaaaaataaatatagattgCAAGAACAGATATCTATTTTACTTCAACCAGATAAGGccattgatcatgttgataaaaacaaaactgtttgTGAAAAAGAGGCAACCATTGCTCCCactgatgtaaataaaaatttcatgaaaacttCTGATGATAATAAAGAGAAAATTTTGGATGCGGTAGAAAAGGTAGATGCAGAGGTCAAGGAAactgaggtcaaggtcacagaGGTCAAGATCACCGATGAAGAAAAACCAGAAATTGAAAAAGTTACTGGTAAAATTGACTATGAGGCTGAAaggaaatattttgatatacaaagCCCCGAAGTAAGAGATATAATTAATCAGTGGGAAAGCAAAGGAATTCAAGATCCAAATACAAATTTGTCTTTTGCCTCAAACATCCGCAGTAAGAACCACATTAAAAAAGGAATGCTTGAAGGAACTCATTTAACATGTATATGGCTACAGGAATCTGTTGAAGCAGAAAAGAACTGCTCTTCACCAATGAAAAAGAGGCAAAAACTTGATAGTGAGGCTCACACTAGACAAGATATAATGAATCTAGAACAAGAATTCAGTGAAATTCAATTTAGACACCAGGCGAGCTTAAATGGATTACTGCAAGAATGGGAATATGAGAAAGAAAATCTAGAGGGAAGAAAAAAGCAGTTAAGATGTAGACAAACAATGGAAATGAAGGAAAATTATGTAAGGTtcagatttataaatataccTATGTTTAAAATGAATGTTATGAGATTGCATAGTGAGCATACACAACAGTTGCTGCAATGTAAGGCTATGTGTGATGCAGAACTTGAAAAAATTAGACATATTTTTCAGAGGCGAGAGTTTGATATTGAACGAAATTTTAATCATAGAAAAGCACAGTTAAGGTCTTTAATTGAACAGATTAAGCACGTTAAATCGGATGGCAAGTATGGCCACCATGTTACTGCTCAATTTGTCAAAGGACCTTGTCGGTCAAATAAGAACACTCGGTCGTTGGTAGAGGTATATGTTCCAGCTGCTGTGGCTAAGTGTATTTTAAGGGAAGATGAAACCTTTGATTCATTTTATA includes these proteins:
- the LOC134687242 gene encoding uncharacterized protein LOC134687242, with amino-acid sequence MMSDSEEKLDDLHQSILSLCGADVTVIEVNNESPRKSENQEKGSQESSTFVPDIGKSPSKSESSTLYSCSEFDTVDETSCSDDMYTTTSEEMSGWSPPKSLRKSELLLMQTMDETDGDVTISDGLKQSQNNTKNKIENLGKGAYTPALGLSPIKDFEKDPGFLLSEPATPSFLDSGKFSKFAQSTPLHAALTKVAASNNLQVIKEQKKDRNENESRNFAKSGSKKISMFQNDESELSNMDFDELLSDTFKLCKGSDDDWDKFFHDTKMLPRRSPSFDHEVNEEDREKQIDDKTSLKEWKMLYANDDTQGQSGENQKTSTIYNTQMDESQLDTTIIAKNETLDSKKSEIHANMFDISKQQNKNETPDDNESRKDGNSCAKETASDLKGSSTADKNLPMSKDSNQNIPSTSKDSNQNIPSTSKDSNQNIPSTSTSKCSDQSYIPAPSKGQEHNLSKINMESFFSNELKSKEQGRFSNLTTSLLSDIDITEDESEVDVSNSEDVLGLNNFTYSEADDIDLDDEDEATLLDETITDLPESIKNKYRLQEQISILLQPDKAIDHVDKNKTVCEKEATIAPTDVNKNFMKTSDDNKEKILDAVEKVDAEVKETEVKVTEVKITDEEKPEIEKVTGKIDYEAERKYFDIQSPEVRDIINQWESKGIQDPNTNLSFASNIRSKNHIKKGMLEGTHLTCIWLQESVEAEKNCSSPMKKRQKLDSEAHTRQDIMNLEQEFSEIQFRHQASLNGLLQEWEYEKENLEGRKKQLRCRQTMEMKENYVRFRFINIPMFKMNVMRLHSEHTQQLLQCKAMCDAELEKIRHIFQRREFDIERNFNHRKAQLRSLIEQIKHVKSDGKYGHHVTAQFVKGPCRSNKNTRSLVEVYVPAAVAKCILREDETFDSFYKYA